In the genome of Longimicrobium terrae, the window CTCTTCCGCCATGACGGCGCGGATGCGGTCCGACAGGTCCAGCCAGCGGGTTTCGCCCGCCTCGGCCATGATCTTGTCGGCCAGTTCGCGCAGCACGGTGGCGCGCGGGTCGGTGGCCTTGTACACGCGGTGGCCGAAGCCCATGACCTTCTTGCCGCCCGACAGCGCGTTGCGGACCCAGGCGCCCGGGTCTTCGCCGCTCTCGTCGATTTCGCGGAGCATGTTCATGACCTCCACGTTGGCGCCGCCGTGGCTGGGGCCCTTGAGCGTGCCCAGCGCCGAGGTGACGGCGCTGTACACGTCGGCCAGCGTGCCGGCGGTGACGCGCGCGGCGAAGGTGGAGGCGTTCATGCCGTGCTCGGCGTGCAGCACGAGCGCCACGTCCATGGTGCGGACGCGGGTTTCGTTGGCTTCCTCGCCGTTGAGCATGTACAGGAAGTTGGCCGCGAAGCCCAGGTCCGGCTTGGGATCCAGCGGCTCCTTGCCGTTCCGCACGCGCTCGTACGCCGCCACGATGGCCGGCGTCTGCGCGGTCAGGAAGATGGCCTTGTGACGCACCGACTCGATGCTGATGTCATCGGCGTCGGGGTCGAACATGCCCAGCGCCGACACCGCGGTGCGCACGGCGGCCATGGGATCCGCATCCGTGGGATAGTTGCGGATCATTTCCACCACTTCAGGACGCAGCGTCGCATGCTTGCGCAGATGCGCGCTGAACTCCTCCAGCTGCGTGGGGGTCGGCAGTTCGCCGTTCCACAGCAGGTAGCACACCTCTTCGAAGGTGGTGTTGCGTGCGAGGTCGTCGATATCGTACCCCGCGTAGATGAGTTCACCCACCTCGCCGTTGATGTCGCTCAGGCGGGACTGCGCGACGACGACCCCCTCGAGACCCTTGGCAGCCATTTCAGCTTTCTCGGACGCAATTGCGAAAGTACATTCCGGCCACCGCTGGCCGGTACGCGCGTTGTGCGCAGCATGGTCCGGGCCAGCGGAACTGCGGCAACATAGCAAGGGCCCCCAGGGCCCGCAAGCGCGCAGCCAGCGGCGCGGAGGATGCGGAAGCACTCACGCGCGCGCACTTTTTCTTCCCCGGACGGCAACGCTTTTGGAGTCGGCGAGCGACGCGGAACTGGTAGGCATGGTTCTGGACGGCCAGACCGGCCGATACGAGGTCCTGGTGCGCCGGTACCAGGATACCATGTACCGCCATGCCTTCGGGATGGTGGGCGACGCCGACGCGGCCGCCGACCTGGTGCAGGACTCGCTGGTCAAGGCGTACACCCGGCTGGGCACCTGCGACCCGGACCGGTTCGCGGCCTGGCTGTTCCGCATTCTGCGCAACCGCTGCAAGGACTGGCTCAAGAGCCGCCGCCGCCGCGACGTGTCGCTCACCGACCAGGACGTGGCCGCGCCGGGTTCGGCCGATCCCCTGCGCGCGCTGGAGGCGGGCGAGGCGGGCCGCGTGATCGTGGAGGCGCTGGGCAGGCTGCCGGAGGGGCAGCGCGAGGCGTTTCTGATGAAGCACGTGGAGGGACGCAGCTACGAGGAAATGGCCGGCATGCTGGGCGCCGGGGTGAGCGCGCTCAAGATGCGGGTGATGCGCGCGCGGGAGGCGCTGCAGGCGATGCTGGGGGATCAGGTGTAGGGAGTACGGAAGTGCGTGAGTGCGGGGTGCGTGAGTGCGTCAGTGCGCCGGCCGCGGGGTCGCGGTGATGGCGGCGAACGTCACGTTGTTGAGAGAGGCGCCGCGCGGTACCTTCCTGCGCCTCAGACTTGGGCGCCGGCGGAGGGTTCCGCGCCATACCCGCCCGCGAGGATTGCACGCCACGCGAATCGCCGTGAGCAGACAGGTCTGCTCACGGCGATCGTGGTTGGGTGGATCAGGCGCGCCGCCGCCGGAAAGGAGGGGGCGCCGGCCGCCAGTGGCAGAAAATCAGGCCGGGTGGGCGGTGCCGTCGGCTTCGCGCGGGTCGGCGTCGGCATCGGAGGCTTCGTCGCGGGCGATGGCGTGCTCCGCGCACAGCCGCGTCTCGGGAATCACCTCCAGCCGCGCCATCTCGATCTGCTTTCCGCAGACGTCGCACAGCCCGAACTGCTCCGGCTCCTTGTACAGCCGCTCCAGCGCTTCGTCCAGCGCGTACAGCCGGCGCCCCTCCACGCTGGCCATCAGGAACTGCTTCTCCTGCTCGTGCTGCTCGGTGGCATAGTCGGCCATGTGCTGGTCCATGCCGCTCAGCTCGCCCGTGCGGTCCCGCAGCTCGTCCGACAGTTCGTCGAAGTGGCCGATGGAGTCCTGCGCGCGCTTGCGCTCGTCCAGCAGCCGCTTCTCAATCAGGCTGCGCTCGTTTTCCTGAAGCATGTGGGTTACGTTCCGGTCCTGGTGAAGGGCGGTTCGCCGCCCCTGCCGCAGCCGCGCCCCGTCAATCTCCGTGCCTGCCCCGCGCAGCCCACTACGCATCGCCGTGTCCGACACTCGCAGCCGCTGGTCCGCTCCCCTCCCCGGCCTCCTTCTGGCCGCCGCCGTCACCGTCGCCGCATGGGCCCTTCAGGGGGTGGAAGAACGCCTTTTCGGCCACGCGATCGTCGAGGCCATCGTTCTCGCCATTCTGCTGGGAATGCTGCTGCGCACGGCGTGGAAGCCGGGGCCGCGCTGGGAGCCGGGGATCAAGCTCGCCGCCAAGCAGGTGCTTGAAATCGCCATCGTGCTGCTGGGCGCGTCCGTCAACCTGCCGCTGCTGCTGAGCGCCGGGGCACCGCTCGTCATCTCCATCCTCCTCGTGGTCGTGGGCGGGCTGGCGGCCTCGTACGGGCTGGGGCGCGCGCTGGGGCTGAACCCGCGCCTGGCCACGCTCATCGCCTGCGGAAACGCCATCTGCGGCAACTCGGCCATCGCCGCCGTGGCGCCGGTGATCGGGGCCGACAAGGAGGACGTGGCGTCGTCCATCGCCTTTACCGCCGTGCTGGGCGTCATCGTCGTCCTCGGCTTGCCGCTGCTGATTCCCGTCCTCGCGTTCAGCGACTACCAGTACGGCGCGCTGGCGGGGATGACGGTGTACGCCGTGCCGCAGGTCATCGCCGCCACCTTTCCCGTCAGCGCGCTGAGCGGCGAGGTGGGCACGCTGGTCAAGCTGGTGCGCGTGCTTCTGCTGGGCCCCATCGTCGTCTTCTTTTCGCTGCGCAACCGCAAGATCGGCGAACGCAAGCTGTCCGCCGGATCGCTCATTCCCTGGTTCATCACCGGCTTCCTGGTGCTGGCGATGCTTCGCTCGATCGGCCTCATCCCCGCGGAGGTCGCCGGGCCCGTGCGCGAGGTGTCGCGGTGGATGACGGTGATCGCCATGGCGGCGCTGGGGCTGGGCGTGGACGTGCGGGTGCTGGGCAAGGTGGGCGGACGCGTGATCGCGACGGTGACGGGATCGCTCATCGTCCTCATCACCCTGAGCGCCGCGCTGATCCGCTTCTTCGGCATCGGCTGATCCACACCGGGCGATCCTCGTCGTCCCAAGCGGAGCCCGGTCGATCCTCATCGTCACCCGACCTGGTCCGCATCGAACAGAAAGAAAGCCCGGCACCTCGCGCGAGGTGCCGGGCTTTCTTGTGTCAACGCATCGGACGCGGGGCACGAACAGACACGAGTCACGCCGTCTCAAAAGATGATCAGCAGATGGAACCGCCACGGACGCCCGAACCTCAACCCGGAAGCTGCGGACCGCACGCGTTCAGGAACCCGCATTGATCTCTGGATGATCAGACGGGCCCCACTCAAGCAGGCCAGTACGCGGCGGCGGGACTCCGCCGGAGTTCGGCGCTGCGCAACGTGTCCGGCCACGCAGCGCGGCCTGAACCGTGTCCACGTGACCAGCCCGGACGACGATGCGGCCACGGAGCCCGTCGTGACCGATGGCCCGGGCGAAAACACCGTACGTTCCCGCAGGAATCGAATCCCATCGAACGATTCCCGCCCCATCCATCCCTGACCGCCGCAGAGACTCATCCGGATTCGAGACCCGGGGATCCGCATGCAGGGAGACGATGACCTTCTGCAAGCCGGCGGTCTGATCCCTGACCCGGGTCGCGCGAATCACCAGAGACCCCATTCCCTCGCCCGCCTCTCGATACGGTGCGCCCTGGACGATCCGGATCGAACCGGGCTGTCCATCAGGAGCAGCGCATTCTGGATTCCGGCGTCCCAGGCAGCCACCCATGAGCATGCCCGCGCAAAGCGCAACAGCCGATCGTGAACGCATTCCTCGTCCTCGCTCCTGAAAATCACCGCTGATTTGACAGAGGCGCAGGCCCGTCGCGGGCTCTCTGTCGCGCTGAATCGCACCGCCCATCCACTCGAGCTCCGTCGTTCCCTGCTCCGGGGCGGCGTACGAAACACCACGGAGATCGCCGGTGCTCTCAGAACTCGCTGTCCAGGAACACGGAGGTGACAACCCAGGATTCAGCAACGGGTCTGACCGAAACGGACAGCTTTTCAACAGCTCCATCGGACGTGAATGAAAAGAAGGCCAGCATGCGGGAGTCCCGCTTCCCCGGGTACAGACCCCGAAGCTTCAATCCATTGGCGGCGTCCAACAGCAGCGCGCGACGGCTGCCGTGCAGGCCAGCAAACCGCCTTGGCTGGTCCCCTTGGGACAACCCACGCAGAGTCAGTGTGTCGCCGCGTGCAGCAGCCCGCAGAAACTCTTTTGTCGTACGTGTGATTTCTTTCCCGTTCCGGGCATGGGGGCTCGCACACCCGGAAAGCAGCAGCAGGCCCACAATGACTCGCCCAAAACCTGCCCGCATCGCCCAACCTGTGCCGAGGCGCGTGGCGCCGGTGATGAATGCTCTCATGACCGATTCACTTTGAGCAACGGAGCCCGGCACCTCGCGGAGGTGCCGGGCTTCTCGCATCCGCGGATCTCGATCCACCGTTCACCTCGCAAGGCTCCGGCGCACACCCCAGACGAGCGCCAATACCGGCCAGAGCAGCCACACCGTCCCGAACCCCCACAGGACGATGCCCAGGTGCCGCGGATTCGCGCCGCCCACGTCGGACGCGTAGGAGGCCACCCATTCCGCCACCGCGAACAGCCCGGTCCACGCCAGACCCGCGACCGCGACGGGCACCAGCCCGCGCCGGTCCCACGTGTTCTGGCGAAGCGAGAACACCGTCACCGCCGCGAGCGGCAGCGCCAGCAGGGCGAACGGGCGAAACCATTCCGGAGCGGCCAGCAGCAGCCGGATGTGCAGCGGCGCCGCGTAGGACTGCAGGCCGATCATGATCCAGACCCACATGGCGGCCAGCAGCAGCCAGAGTGCGAGCACCCCATTCCTTCGCCCCACGCCCACCACGATCCCGACGATCACCAGCCATGCGAGCAGACCCGCCAGCGCCTCCACCGCGGGCCTGAACCCGCCAAAGACCGCCGCCACCAACACCAGAACCATCGTCGCGGCCCCCGCCGCCGCCAGTCCCGCGCGGAGCGCCGGCAGCCGATCTCCGCGACTGCTCATCTGCAAACCTCGCTTGTCACAGAAGCCTGTGGCCAGTCATGCGGATGGATGAAGTCCGGCGCCGTACCCGCCGGTTCGCGCAGGTGAAGCCTCACGGCAGTATGGTAACGCTTTCCGCCGTTGTTGCGGCAGATTCATCTGCTCCAGCGGAGAACACACGGCGCCACGCGTGCGATCCATCCACCAAGAAAACGGCCCGCCCGGCGATTGCCGGACGGGCCGATTTGAGGAGCCGGTCGCGCGGCCGGAGCCGCGCGATCGACCGGGACTACTTGGTGCGCACGATCGACAGCGCGAACGGAGTCGTGGGCGCAACGCCGCCCGACAGCGCCGTCACCTTGCCGAACTTGCTGGCACCCACGCTGAACCGCTGGTACGTGGTGCCGCCGCCGGCCGAGTGGTTCACCGTGAGCGGCACTCCGCTGGTGAGCGCACGCACCTGCAGCGAGTAGCTTCCGTACAGGATCTGGTGCATCGACCGGAAGTTCCAGCTGGGAATCGTGTAGATCGGCGAAACCCCGGTGACGGCGTCGTCCGTGTACATGGCCGCATCGAAGTCGCGCACCCACTCCTGCGGGCTCACACCCAGCACGGTGGCCAGGTTGGTGAGGCCGGCCTGCTGCGAGTTGGACAGATCGTACCACAGGGTGGCGTCCGAGGCGTTCTTGCGGTCAGCCGCGTACCGCAGGAAGGCCCACACGGCGCCGCGCGTGGCCAGAACGTCGTTGCCCTTGAAGGCGCCCGACGTGTCGGGGCGCTGCATCCACGTCCGCAGGCGGCCGAAGTTGGCGCTGGCGTACGTGTTGTACGCGGCCACCCGCTTGCTGTTGAGCTGAATGCCCGACACCGCGTTGGTGCCCGCCGCCACGTTCTGCCGCGGCGACATTCCGGACGCGCGGTAGAACATCAGTTCCTCGGCGATGTGGCTGAGGCCCTCGTTCAGCCACACGCTCTCGTACTGCGTGAAGCCGTCGTTCACGTACATGCGGCGCGACGCGTTGGTCAGGTGCTGCAGCTCGTGGGCGATGGTGCCCACCGTGCCGCCACGGACGTAGCTCACCGTCCGCACGTTGCTGTTCACCACCCCCGTGGGATCCGGCACCAGCATGTAGAACATTTCGCCCTCGTTGCTCAGCGTGCACGAGCCGGGGGCCGAGCTGTACAGGTCGCGGGCCGAGAAGTAGCCGGCCACGACGGACGACGACGCGGGGGGCGAAAGCTCGTTCACCGCGCGGGTGTAGAAGGCGATCACGCGGCCGTTCTCGTCCAGGTCCGCCGGCGCGCCGAAGGCGACGGAGTCCGTGGCGTACACCAGCGTGTCGAACTCCATCGCGATGCTGTCGTACTGCGCCGTGGTGAAGCCGCCCGCCGGGTTCGACGTGTCGGACACGATGATGATGTGCTGGCCGACGGAGCGCACCATGCCCGCGCGGTCGCCGCGCGTTCCGCTGCAGCCGCTGACGGTGTTCAGGTTCATGATGTCGCCCACCGTCGGCACGCCGATGGTGATGTTGCGGCGCGCTCCGCCCGTGCGGGCGCCACGGCGAACCAGCGACGAAGGCTTGCGCATCACCGTGGACACGTCGCGCAGGTCACGCTCCATCATGGAGATGTGCAGATCCTCGTTCTGCTGCAGCGCGGCGTCGGACGTGGCGTTCAGGCGCGGCAGGCCGCCCGGAAGCAGCGACGGCGACGGCGGGCCGGTGACGGCGCCCGTTCCCGTAGCGGTGACCGTGAGCGAAAGCGCGCCCGAGGTGGCCAGGTTCACCGGCATGTACGTGAACTCGGCGCCGGCGCCGCCGCCCGCGATGCACAGGTTGGACGCGCCGGGCATGGTGGTGGAGACCACTTCGCCCACGGCCAGGTTGTAGCACACCGCCACGGGGATGGAGGCGGTGCGCGACCCCGACACGGCCGAGATCAGCGTGCTGCCCGGGGCCACGGCGGTGATGACGCCGCTGGCGTCCACGGTGGCCACGCCGGTGTTGCTGCTGGACCACGTGACCGACTGGTTGGCCTCCGGGTTGTTCACCACGTTGTACACCGTGGCCGACACCTTCACCGTGTCCGAGGCCACCAGCGTGTCGCGCGAGCGCGCCAGCGTGATGAAGCCCTCGGGGTACTGCACCTGCGCGCGGACATACACTTTGAACACGAAGCCCGTCGCGCCGCCGGACACCTGGAACTGCCAGTTCTTGGCCGGGGACACTTCATTCTGCGACAGCACCTCGTCGTACTGGAAGTACGGCTGGTTCTCGCCGGTGAAGTCGTCGCTGCCGGTGGCGTTGAACACCGACACCGAGCCCGCGCCCGTGGAAGTGGGACCCTGGTGAAAGAATACCTTGATGGCTTCCGGATCCAGCGTGGTGCCGTTGGTGGTGCCCAGCGACTGCATCAGCAGGTTCTGCACGGTGGCGTCAAAGCTGAAGATGCCCGTGCCCTCGTCGTTGGAGAGGTTGCTGGCCTGCAGCTTCACGTACGTGTTCTGGTTGCCCACGATCACCGCGGCGCTGCCGGCGCCGGTGGGGGCGGACGGCGTGCAGCCGAAGGTGGCCGTCGGCTTGACGGTGACCTTGCAGTCCAGCGCCACCACGGTCGAGGGCGTGGTGGGGCGGGTTTCCGGAGTGAGCGGGCCGCCGTCACTGTCGCACGCGGCGAGCACGGCGAGCAGCAATCCGGCGCAGGTGAGGCGCGTGGATCGAATCATGTCCGAATGGGGATCGGCGTGGACGGGAAGATGCCGCGCGGAGGTGGGATGGGAAACCGCGGCGGAACCCGGCTAATGTATCGAGGAACCCTGATCCCGTCAACTGTCGCAGATCGCGAGGCAGATGCTCAGGCTCTTGCTACCAAAGGGCTTGGCGGTTCCTGAGCGGTGGCGCAACGTATCAGTGAAGCCCTGCCGCCCGGTCACGGGCAGATGACGGAGCCGCTCCCGCCCTCGCGGGCCGCACCGGGCCGGATGCGCCAATCCCGCACGCGCCGCGTCGGCAAACGGTGGGAATTGTTTCTACCGGATGCGCCGGCACACGAGCGCATGAAACGCCCGGATCGCGCGCACGGCGGGCCGTGACGTGTTGATTCTTGTAAAAAAGCCGGAGGGGAGAAAACGGAAGCGGCCCGCCCCACGGTCATGTGGAGCGGGCCGCCTGATGCCCGGAGTGGGACTCGAACCCACAAACCCTCACGGGTGGCAGATTTTGAGTCTGCTGCGTATGCCATTTCGCCATCCGGGCCCGCGGCGCAAAACTAACGCGGAGCCGGCGCGGAATCAACCAGTCCCGCCGCGGGCGGCGCGTCCAGCAGTTGCAGCGCGTACACGGCCCGGCGCAGGGCGCGGATGCTGTCTCCCCCGGCCAGCCCTTCGCGGGCGCCGGCCAGCAACCGGCGCGCGCGGGCCCCGTTCTGCCCCGCCCCGCCGGCGGCCAGCCGCGCCTCGGCGCTGGCCAGCAGCCGCAGCCCCACCGCCATGGGCCCCTGCCCCCGCGCGGCCACCGTTCCCCGCGCAATCAGCAGCACGGCGGCGGAGGTGTCGCGGGCGGAAAGCGCCGCGCGGGCGGAATCCGCGCGCGCCGCCACAGAGACAGCGGCGGAATCCAGCGCGGGGTAGCGGCCGTGCTCCATCCGCTCACGGGCGCGGTCCGTCCACGCGTCCAGCGCGGCCAGCGGCTCCAGCACCCGGCGCGGGTCCGGAGCGCGGCTCACCGAACCGGCCGCCAGGAGCAGCGCCTGGTCTTCCATCGCCAGCGCCTCCTCCACCCGCCCCGCGGCACGCGCCCGGCCGGCGGCGGCGTGCAGCCCGCGCACCCCGTCCCGCGCCGGCGACCCGGGCGCGGCGTAGCGCAGCCAGGTGTCCGCGCGCGCCATGCCCACGGGCTCGGCCACGGCCACCCACTCGGTGCCGCCCGCGAACTGCACATACGAGCCGGGCCCGGTGGGGCCGTCCTGGCAGGCGGCCAGCGCCAGCAGGGGGGCCAGCGCCAGAAGCAATCGCGAACGGAGGGGGTTGGGCATGCGGCGGGATTCGGGGGGACCACGGCCGTACGGGGGAGAACCGCAAGCTATACGAAGTCGTGACAGATGGTCAAGCGGAAGCCGGCCGGCGTGCTTGACACCGTTTCCGCGCGCGGGATAGGTTAGCGGACGGACGTTCGACATGCCCGACCCGGAGGCCACACGCTCGATGACGGACGAGAGAAGCGCGTACGACGAAAAGCTGGAAAGCATTCTTCGCACCGCCGCGCAGATCTTTGCGGAGAAGGGCTACCACCAGGCCAGCATCCGCGACATCGCCCGGGCCACGGGGGTCAGCCTATCGGGGCTGTACTACTACTTCAACAGCAAGGAAGAGCTTCTCTTCCTCATCCAGGACCACGCGTTCGGAACGCTGCTGGACCACCTGGAGCGGCTGCTGGACGGCGTGGCCGAGCCGCACCGCCGGCTGCGGCTGCTGATGGAGAACCACCTGCGTTACTTCGTCGCCAACACGGCGGAGATGAAGGTGCTTTCGCACGAGGCCGAGGCGCTCACGGGCGACTTCCGCCGCCGGGTGAACGCCAAGAAGCGCAGGCTGACCGAGACGGCCATGCAGATCCTGCAGGAGATCCGCCCGGCCGGCGACCTGGATGCGCGCGTGGCGACCTTTGCCATGTTCGGGATGATGAACTGGCTGTACAACTGGCACCGCGCCGAGCGCGACGTGCCGGTGGACCGCATCGTGGACGACATGTACCGCATCTTCGTGGAGGGCTACGCGCCCGACAACGCCGCGGTGCCGGCGCTGGCGCGCGAAACCTCTCCCGGCGAAGAGCGCCCGTCCATCTGGTAGCGCCGCGCACTCGTGCGCGGCGCCGCCGATTTTGTCATTTTCGCTAACTTTCTTTGAACCGGAGCAGACCTGATGGCCACGCTGTCCGCTGACGTGCCGACCGAGACCCAGACGCTGGTGCACTACGAGGTGAGCGACGGCGTCGCCCTGTTCACCCTGGACGATCCCCCGGCCAACACGTACACGCACGAGATGATGCGCCAGATCGACGCGGCCATCCTGCGCGCGCGGTTCGACGCCACGGTGGACGTGATCGTGATCACGGGCAAGGGCGACAAGTTCTTCTGCGCCGGCGCCAACATCAACATGCTGCAGAAGGCCGATCCCACCTGGAAGTACTACTTCTGCCTGCACGCCAACGAGACGCTGCTCAAGCTGGAGCACACGCCCAAGCTGGTGATCGCGGCGCTCAACGGCCACACGGTGGGCGGCGGGCTGGAGATCGCCATGGCGGCGGACCTGCGCATCGCGCGGCGCGGCGCCGGCAAGATCGGCCTTCCCGAGGTGGCGCTGGGCGTGCTTCCGGGCACGGGCGGCACGCAGCGCCTGACCAAGCTGGTGGGCACCAGCAAGGCCATTGAGCTGATGGTTCAGGGCAACAACCTGGACTTTGACCAGGCCGCGGCCATGGGCATCGTGAACCAGGTGCTGGATTCGGAAAGCCGCGACGGCTTCCTGGAGCAGGTGATGGCGTACGCCAAGCAGTTCACCCGCCCCAACAAGGCGACGTTCGCGGTGGGCAACATCAAGCGTTCCTGCCAGAGCGGCGCGGAACTGCCGCTGGAGCAGGGTCTGGCGCTGGAGCGCGAACTGCAGGCGCTGCTGTTCAACTCGTCGGACGCCAAGGAAGGGCTGAACGCCTACGTGGAGAAGCGCACGCCGCACTTCACCGGCAAGTAAGCTCGGGGAAAGGAACGGGGCCGGGCTGCGGGTGGCCCGGCCTCGTTTTCGTTTGGGGGATGAAGGGCAGGAGGGTTGTTGGAGGCGGGTGGTCTGGTGCGCGAAGCGGAGGTGGACGCGTGCTCACGCTGTCTTGAGCGAATGAATCCGCCGCTCAAACCGCGGGAACCCCGACACCAGCCGCTGGCGCGTCCGGTTCGGGGCTTCAACCGCACCGGGGCCGACGGTTCCGGTGTGAAGTCTCCCCTCTCCGTGCGGCTGTTTGCACGCGGAGGGGCCGGGTGAGGGCAAGCTTCGGGCGCACACCGCGCCTCGTCGCCCGCGCCGGACAGCTCCCCCTCTCCCGCTTGCGGGAGAGGGGGCTGGGGGGAGAGGGGTGCCTCAGCATGCGGCTGGCACGGTCGATCCCGGCTTTTGTCGCCCGGACGAGATCCCGCCCGCTGGTGGCTCGCGGCGGTCCGGCGCAGTACTATCGTGTCCATCATCGCGAAACAATCACCCCGCTTCGGCGGGACGGCAGTCTGGCACGTTCAAACACACGGGAACATGAGCGATACGGCGACGCTGGAGATTCAGCCGGGACGGCTGTTCATCGGGGGCGAGTGGCAGGACGCCGCCTCGGGCAGGACGTTCGACACCATCAACCCCGCCACCGCCGAGACGCTGACGCAGGTGGCCGAGGGCGGCGCCGCGGACGTGGACCGCGCCGCGCACGCCGCCCGCGAAGCGTTTGAGAGCGACTCGTGGCAGAAGCTGGATGCCCGCAAGCGCGGCCGCCTGCTGTACGCCATTGCCGACGCCATGGAGGAGCGCGCCGACGAGCTCGCCCGGCTGGAAACGATGGACAACGGCAAGCCCGTGCGCGAGGCGCGGATGATCGACATCAAGGAGTCGATCGACTGCTTCCGCTACTACGCCGGCTGGGCCGACAAGATCGACGGCGACGTGATCCCCGTCCCCGGCCCCTACCTGAACTACACGCGGCGGGAACCGGTGGGCGTGTGCGGCGCCATCATCCCGTGGAACTACCCGCTGCAGATGGCCGCGTGGAAGGTGGCCCCCGCCCTGGCCTGCGGAAACGCCGTCATCCTCAAGCCCGCCGAGCAGACGTCGCTGACCGCGCTGGAACTGGCGCGCATCGCCTCGTCCGCCGGGCTCCCCGCGGGGATCCTGAACGTGGTCACCGGCTTTGGCGAGGACGCCGGCGCCGCGCTGGTCGCCCATCCGCAGGTGGACAAGATCGCGTTTACCGGCAGCACGGCGGTGGGCAAGATCATCCAGCGGCAGGCGGCTGACACGCTCAAGCGCGTTTCGCTGGAGCTGGGCGGCAAGAGCCCCAACATCGTCCTGGAAGACGCCGACGTGGACGCGGCCGTGCGCGGCGCCAGCATGGCCATCTTCTACAACACCGGCCAGGCCTGCACCGCCGGTTCGCGCCTGCTCGTCCATGAGAGCATCCGCGACGAGTTCGTGGAAAAGCTGCTGAAGCGCGCCGCAGGCTTCGTTCCGGGCGACCCGCTGGATCCCAAGACGCGCCTGGGGCCGCTGGTTTCGCAGGAGCAGATGGACCGGGTGATGGGCTACATCGAACAGGGCAAGAACGAAGGCGGCAACCTGCTGATGGGCGGCGACCGCGTGGAGGTGAACGGCAAGGCGGGCTACTTCATCAACCCGACCATCTTTGGCGACGTCACCTCGCGCATGACCATCGCCTGCGAGGAGATCTTCGGGCCGGTGCTGGCCGTGCAGACCTTTTCCGACATGGACGAGGCGCTGGAGATCGGCAACAGCACGGAGTACGGGCTGGCCGCCGCCGTGTGGACCAAGGACGTCCGCAAGGCGCACGTGGCCGCGCACCGGCTGCGCGCCGGCACGGTGTGGATC includes:
- a CDS encoding aldehyde dehydrogenase family protein; this translates as MSDTATLEIQPGRLFIGGEWQDAASGRTFDTINPATAETLTQVAEGGAADVDRAAHAAREAFESDSWQKLDARKRGRLLYAIADAMEERADELARLETMDNGKPVREARMIDIKESIDCFRYYAGWADKIDGDVIPVPGPYLNYTRREPVGVCGAIIPWNYPLQMAAWKVAPALACGNAVILKPAEQTSLTALELARIASSAGLPAGILNVVTGFGEDAGAALVAHPQVDKIAFTGSTAVGKIIQRQAADTLKRVSLELGGKSPNIVLEDADVDAAVRGASMAIFYNTGQACTAGSRLLVHESIRDEFVEKLLKRAAGFVPGDPLDPKTRLGPLVSQEQMDRVMGYIEQGKNEGGNLLMGGDRVEVNGKAGYFINPTIFGDVTSRMTIACEEIFGPVLAVQTFSDMDEALEIGNSTEYGLAAAVWTKDVRKAHVAAHRLRAGTVWINTYHNLDTASPFGGYKQSGYGRELGRHALDLYTQVKSVWVNLG